One Vicia villosa cultivar HV-30 ecotype Madison, WI linkage group LG5, Vvil1.0, whole genome shotgun sequence genomic window, CAGAAGACCATGAGAAGACACCTTTCACATGTCCCTTTGGAATTTTCGCATatagaagaatgccatttggattatgtaATGCCCCAGCCACCtttcaacggtgtatgcaagcaATCTTCTCCGACCTCATTGAAAAGAGCattgaagtattcatggatgatttttcggtGTTCGGAAAATCCTTTGACATTTGTCTAGCTAATCTAGACGAGGCACTAGGAAGATGTATTGAGACCAACCTAATTCTAAATTGGGAGAAATGCCATTCATGGTAACTGAAGGTATTGTACTAGGACATAAGGTATCTTCAAGAGGGCTTGAAGTGGACAAAGCCAAGGTGGAGTTAATCTCAAAAATTCCACCTCGAGTAAACATAAAAGGGGTAAGAAGCTTTTTGGGTCATGCGGGATTCTATCGAAGGTTCGTAAAAGATTTCTCGAAGATTGCCAAACCATTGAGTAACTTACTCAACAAAGGTACGTATTTTACTTTCGATGAATCATGTGTCCAAGCTTTTAATGAGTTAAAAGAAAGGCTAGTTACCGCACTTGTGATCGTAGCACCTGATTGGACAAAAcattttgaacttatgtgtgatgctagcgattaTGCCATAGGCGCGGTACTAGGCCAAAGAAAGGAAGAAGTATTTCACGTTATACACTATGCAAGCAAAGTTTTAAACGACGCTCAAGTCAATTATGCCACTACAGAAAAAGAGTTGCTAGCCATAGTGTATGCCCTTGAAAAATtcagatcctatctcattggAACAAAGGTGGTGATTTACACGGACCATGCGGCCATTAAATATCTGCTAACTAAACCGGATTCGAAACAAAGGCTCATTCGATGGGTTCTTCTTTTACAAGAATTTGACTTAGAAATCCGCGATAAAAAaggttcagaaaatgtggtagcagatcatttatcccgtctggtcaatgtaaatgtcactaCCCAAGAAGCGGAAATAAATGACGAATTCCCAGATGAACAACTTTTTCAACTCCATGTAAGACCGTGGTTGACCGATCTTGCAaatcataaagcaaccggtatgGTACCAGAGGACTTTGATTGGCATCAAAAGAAAAAAGTTGTTATCTGATGCTAAATACTATGTGTGGAACGACCCATAtttgttcaagataggtaaggatggcATACTCAGAAGGTGTGTGAATGAAGAGGAAGCCCAACAAATCCTTTGGCATTGCCACAACTCTCCGAGTGGTGGGCATTTTAATGGATGGAGAACAGCAACAAAAGTTCTCCAATCCAGTTTTTTCTGGCCAACTATTTTCAAAGATGCACACCACCATGCGATAAATTGTGATAAATGCCAAAGAGTTGGAGGGATAAGTAAAAGAGATGAGATGTCACATCAAACCATGATCGAagttgaagtttttgattgttgggggatcgatttcatgggaccttttcTTCCCTCATTTACTAATGAATATATTCTAGTTGTTGtggattatgtttccaagtgggttgaagctatCGCTACTCCAAAAGCGGATGCCAAAAcggtatttaaatttttaaaccgTAACATCTTCACCCGGTTTGGCATGCCACGAGTAATTATTAGCGATGGTGGATCCCATTTTGTTAATGAACAGGTTGCTAAAGTGTTGGAAAAGTGCGGCGTCAATCATAAGATTGCCTCACCTTATCACCCTCAGACCAACAGGCAGGCAGAAATCTCTAACAGAGCAATAAAGAATATCCTAGAGAAGACAGTCTCGATATCCAGGAAAGATTGGTCCGCAAGGATTGATGATGCTCTTTGGGCATACCAGACTGCATACAAAGCCCCCACTGGTGCATCGCCTTTTCAAATGAtttatggtaaggcatgtcacTTACACGTAGAGATAGAGCATAAAGCCTTGTGGGCTCTACATTTCCTTAATAGAGATGACAGCCTAGCATTTAAGAAAAGGAAAGAACAACTCCATGAGCTAGAAGAGTTCAGGTACTTAGCATATGAGTCCAACAAAATGTAcaaggaaaatatgaaaagatACCTTGACAAGAAACTTAAAAAGAAAGAGTTTAAGGTTGGAGATCTTGTGCTTCTGTTCTATTCAAGGCTAAGATTATTTCCCGGTAAATTGAAATCTAAGTGGTCAGGACCATTCATGGTCAAAGAAGTCAAACCATATGGTGCTATTGTCGTTGAGGATAGCAAAACCAAAGAGAGTTGGACGGTCAATGGAGAAAGACTGAAAGTTTACCTTGGGGGAGAATTTGGTAGGGAAGTGTGTATTATTGCACTTCTGAGTACTTAAGGAAGCTGATCGTCTAGCTCaaaacgacgttaaacaaagcgcttgttgggaggcaacccaacgcagtaagtttttattgttttctcgtttttaattttagttttatgtaTCATCAGACCGGTGTAATTGAGCAGGAACAGAAACCTAAACAAAATGCAGCACCGCACCGTGAGACCTCATACCGAGGCGCGACACGTTGACATAAGCTTTCGCGTGTCGCGAAAGATTTGCGCGCGCCGCGGTGATGCGAAAGCAGATTTTTTCCTCTAACCTGCCCTCAGTTGCCTTGCGTACTGTGGTTAGCCGGAGCCCAACCCTCTTCTTTTGGGGGGGTGCAGGTGCTCGACAAGATGAGTTCCTGAAGCGACCAGAGGAGGATAGTGAGCTGTTATGTTTATGATAACTGTCgtgatgattttttatttttttatgtcattctgtttttattttatgtcattgttgctttttaattttttgttagttGTCCTCAGTTTAGAAAGAGTAGTTCCACAGCAAAATGAAAAGCCCAAGCAAGACAATGATAGTACCAACAAGggagcaacatgcatgaaagtggtagtgagtggaaatttttcaaaaattaatttttccctttctttttcaataaaaatgacaAGGCaagtatgaattttcgaactctgactcttagtgtgtgcatgaaacgtaggttgttagtaaatactaatATTAGTTCTTTGTGGTACACAATtttttgttggatcggcttagccttaacccttgtgaggaaagctttccattgtttactatatgcaggagaccatcaattactttgacttgtttgtattgtGCTAAACTGTTTGTCGCATCGTTTTATGGAAATCCGTGAAAAGGACTTAGGCACttatttgaatctgagagtttctttgagcctATTCCATCTTAAAACTTATGTTTTCTGTGAgggtgtgatcctttgctaaccattctttgagcctgaggtcaggATAAatttcataatatgcaccaagaaaaACATCTGGTGAGGTGTTGATCTCAATGAAAAGTTTtattttggaccatcaaccataaaatttggtgatgtgttttctcttttacctttatagaaagtaggggagcattcatagaatctaaatacaggttgatctccaagttggggagattcATAAGCAAAAGAAAAGTAAGTACAGGTGGTGATGTGCAAAGAACAAAAGAATTTCGTAGCTtgacaaaaagaaaacaaaggaaaaacaacatgtgaacttggacagttgttgaaaataaaagaaacatcgAGCTACAAATGAAAAGATGAACGGGTGAAAAAGCTAATGGTATAGAGAAAAAGGAATGAGTTATGTGATTCagatgcttccctagaataggaacaacccttgaacatcttcttttctttgaatctaaaccacattacaaccctataaagacctttcgattctcagattccacaggacttgatgataacaatatggTGAACTTATGATATGGatatttgttgatttaattgtttggatgagtgtttaacccctctgttATTCATCGTACTTTTTTatgagtgattagtgctgattcaactgCGGTtctgtagtgttttgaacttctggaggtaatttcctttcaaaatctgtttcatgtgcatgttctgagtttgcagggagaTGAAGAGTATCTGAGTTAGTCACTGAATTGAACCatttgaaaaactttttgaaaaacttgttgcatgattgttggtacattttgttgtttttattgaggtgagtaattttgtttagggacaaacaaaactctaagttgggaagagtttgttaggagtgaattagtagtgttttcatattttaaattaactaccttttgagctaaagtTGAGTATATCTTAGGAGTTTTGAGGATTTTACTGTTAAAATTGAACTCTAGAGGTTTGACactaattgtagaacaacttgcgtcactttgggtgttatttgtgcagacattgaagttgagaagtaaagacgaagaaacacgcaggcGTAGAGCTTCTGGAGAGGAGGAATCACAAAGAAGGAAGGTGAAACAAAGGCCGAGCCGCGCCAATAAGGGGCGAGACGCGCCTTAACCCTCTGACTTGGGTTCGCACCACGCCAATACGTGCCGAGGCGCGGTGGCTGCGTTACAAGGAtgaattattataaatagaagccttAATTCTCATAAGGGGGAgatctttggtgagcgaaattcagagcgGAATCCTAATCCAGAGCagcaaacaacatccgacggagaattcaacatcaattgaagacattcccttgataaAGATGAATCCAGCCATGaaactttgtgtgttcttcatatctatggagagctaaatcccattgtgttgagtttaaggtagtagttaacctatgaagatgcaattactttgattaattcctgtgaacaattgtttaagctttattatcaatgaaaaaccttgcttttattttatatcattgttgaactatcaatcgagagatagggtttatacttttgccctaggtttttacattgacttgttgattaatactcagagatgagattttgaagaagttttcataaatcatcacggttaattccctttatctttatagttattctgagagatcaaatatcataccggtagagatGGTTCTAGATTGAttattagacataatatcagttttgaggatgaatgaagataataacttagataatgttcacatgtggattaattgattattgcatatgaataggttgatgaaccctataactcaacatattcattcaccattgttattcatctttaagctttttatcattCAATCATTATTCTGTTATTTGCAAGTAGAGATTAAAACAATCAGCATCAATATTTTTCACTACTCATTATAAATTAACTATAGAACGTCAGTAATattaactcagtctctgtggatacgatattagaaaatatttacccaaaatactttcaacagtaaaccattcgggacccacttcTCTATTCACGAACGGAGCCATAGAAGGACTGAAGTGATAACGTTTAGTAAACATCACGATGTATGCTCGAAAAGCTTTATGCAGTTTCCCTCCTTCTTCTAAAGGGGTGAGGTGGGCAAGTCTAGTTCCTTCAACTGTTCAGTTCCGAATAGCTGTGTCTTTCTCATCGACAACACCTTTACTTGGAAGGAAAGCTTCAAAGGTGGCATTAAGCTATAACTGCAGTAGCCAAAAGGGTCCAGCGAAAAGAAGAGAAGATCCAGTTTTGTAGTGTTTGATGAAGTCTGTTGATTCGCCAATGCTTTCATAAAGGTACCCTAGAATTAGCGGGCTTAAGTTCAGCTTTTTCCAGCATTGATTTGGGTAGCTATACAGAGATACCTCTTGGCCACTTGAAGAGATCTAGAACAGAAAACACATCTCGAAAGCCAAAGTGCCAGAAATGCAATATGCTCTTTGTCTGATACCTCGTAAGTCGTTTTGTCATGGTGTTTCATGATGAATGGAGTGAAAGTGGCTTTAATTTCATTAAATCATATGGTATCGATATCCATGTAGTTGGGATCAAAGATTTCCcctgttggtcgaagccctgtgataacGGCTATATCGAAAAGAGTTGGGGTAATCATCCCACAAGGAAGATGGAAAGTACTGTGGGAAGCATCCCGGAAATATAtagatgctactaacatggtttggttatattctaagcctgtcgTTGATAATTTGATCAAATcgtaaatccctaattctttccagAAGGGAGCCTTTTTGGATTCAACCTTAGCCAATCGGGCGTAATAAAGCTCGGGATCCTTTGCTAAAAGGACCGCTCTAAAAACTGAGAGAAAATTAGTCATGTAAACTAACCTAATTTTTCCTGGAACTACAGCGGCTTCAGTCGAAGCGCCTTCCACACTGGTGGATTCAGCTAAGAGTGGTTTACCCCCTTTGTCTATCTTCTTCTTACTTACTAagggtctagtcttgtaataaacAGGGAAGAATTTGTCTTGAAGAGGATTGTTATCaccaggtaaaggacccataaaagcatgagtcttttcagaaagaaggaaagggatgattacctgggaagcataAATAGCACGAGATTCTTCTAGGTTTGGCTCTGGAATGTATTGCTGATTCGCTACTTGTGTGGGGCGTTGAAGTTTTTGGACAGGTTGAAGAGCATCTGTAGTTTCCGTTGATGGGTTTTGGACGATGGAAGACGCCATGAGTGAGTTGCTTCAAGAAATAAAGTTGAGATCTAAAAAAGGATTTTTTGCGTTCAGGAAGATGAAAGAACGATGATGTGTGAAGAAGAGAGAATCCTGAATGATAAAACCCTGGTATTTAAGGGTTTAGTGAAAACTTTTCAAAtctctattttgttttgaataaagTTCAATAAGACACGCGTCGGCAGCTGATTCACTCGTCTGGCAGTCGAACAGTTATTATCCTTACTCTTAGTATCTAGGAGCAATGATTATGAGTAATGCTAAGACGTGGGAACGCACGTCTTGAAGAGACGTtgttgaaaatgacaagacatcTTTGAAAGAAAAGTCATAAATGATTGTGACGTTAGTCAGAGTCTTGGAACTCAAAGAAGTACGAGGAAATCGAAATCTCATTACGGCAAGAAATGCCTATTTCTCTTACTTTTCCgtaacaggcatttattgggggcaatttgttagctggagatttcgattatTGTATATGCTTTTCGAAGATTTAAGTTTCGAGGAGAAAATGGCTTTGGATGGCTATCTCTAAGAATGTTATTTGTGATGAAGATTCCTAAAATTGAAGTTGAATCGAAATAGGTGGTCTTCGGGACTTAAATGGTTTTCTGAAATACAAGGCTGCTAAAACTTAAAGTATTTCGATGCATTCTCACGAAGAATACATTGCCACGTATCAAATAAGATTCGAGCGGGaggttttgaatttcgaaatGTTCTGTTTAAAACTACAAAGACaaatggcgccccagggatttgAAACACATGCATGTGGGCAACGTGGCGTTTCGTTAGCGTAGGACctttagggtcgaattagtataaataagggtcttagtatcaggatccagggtgttcattttgtacaaattactcacaaatcactcaagtatcaaacATTAAGAGAAAGAGTTGTCGCTGataaatgtacgtgtaacaccaacacCTTACATATGTTTGTATTTTCATTATAGAATCGAAGTATTTTACATTCCTTTAATTTTTTGTTAAGTTTTTCCATTCCTGCAATTTACATTCCTTTTTACATTCTTGTCGAAGTTTTACTTACGTTTATTGTCTAACCACTTTACTTTTCGTCGTACATTCATTTAGTTTATTTCGCAAAGTTATTTACACATTCACAGCATAACCTTATAAAACAATAAAATCCAAGAGAACATGAATCAAATCATTCTGAAAGACAacttttcgacacatgtcctaggatcaatctagtcgatcttgcgagtaaccaaagtatatttataatttggaagactagcggttgtttaccggaaatcaccgtaaacaccccTGTAAAGGCCTGCAAAAAAAGAGGAGGGGCAGGCATACATATTAGAAAGTGCAGGCATAAAACATTGGTATTTCCCACACAAAAAGTGCAGGAAAAAGGGAATGACCGAAGGGCCGGACATCTTTTGCCCCCTAGTATTAATAAATAAAGTCATTCTTGTTGTGAAGGGTACCAATCAACAAGAAGAAATAGATTTATATGAAATATATTCTCTTTTAGCTATATTACAGGCCATAAGCACGTTATTAGTTTTTTCTGCATCATGAATTTCAAACTCTTTCAAATTAATGTAAAGAGTGCTTTCTTAAATGGATACATCCAAGAGTAGGTATTTGTTGATCAACCTCCAGGTTTTATGAACTCAAccttttttttatcatgttttcaACATTTTGAAAGGTTTTTACATATTGAAATAAGCTCCTATAGCTTGGTGCGATCTTTTAAGCGAGTTCTTACtgaaaaaaaagtttcaaagagGACAAATtgataaaactatttttatcaagAAAATAGAATATGATATTTTAGtggttcaaatttatgttgatgatatcatcttcaGTGCTACTAACGAATCCTTGTTAAGATATTTTTCTAAAATGATGAAGAACGAATTCGAAAATGCTAATGATGGAGGAGCTTCAATACTTCCTAGTGATTCAAATTCATGAATCTAAGGAATGAACCTTCATTAATTAAGCCAAATATTGCAAAGATCTATTAAAGAGCTTTGACATGGAGAAATCCAAAATAACAGTAACTCCAATGGCAACCTCATGCAACCTAGACAAGGACGAGAATGGAAAACCAATTGAGAAAAGCAAGTACTGAGGTATGATAGGCTCCCTCACTTATCTCAATACATCATGTCCTAATGTCATATTTGTTGTGTGTCTTTGTGCTTGTTTTAAAGCATCCCCAAAAGAATCACACAGTCAAATGCAACCCGAGATATCTCATTAGAGCACAACAAATGGGTttatggtatcccaagggagcaGATTATGACTTAGTATAATACACCAATTTTGTTTTTGATGGGTGCAAGTTGGATATGAAAAGTACCAGCGGTACGTGTCACTTGCTTGGGAACCCGCATGTCTCCTGGCATATCAATAAACAAGCAAGAACTGCACTATCAATATTTGAGGTAGAATAAATTGTTGTGGGTGGTTAATGCGTAAGAAATTTTTTATCTTATCGAATAAACTCGAGGaaatttttacaaaataatttcctAAGTAAATCTTCTTTTTCATAAGAATTGAACTAGGAATATTAAGTGAATCATTCATGAATTAGCATGCTTAACTGTCTCTTCTCATTCTTCATCCTACCTTTATCTAAATGATTATATGTGATTTATGTGCTATGGGTGTTTTCCTGCCTTTTGATTAAGCCAAATGGGGAGAAGTATACTCATAGAGGGAATAGCGTATACTCTTAACTCATGTGAATGAGATTTTAACCACTTAAAACTTTatatttgtatttctcttttatcaCCTCTTTAAGAGATGTGTTTTCATCATAAAAAATGGGAGAATATGGATTGATGTGCTTGAAGGCTAAAAGTTCATAATCTTGATATTGACAACCCTATTGGTGTTTTGATGACAATAATGTGGTgttgttttttttacctccccgtttcacttgggaggacggcacactagacccttcacgcaaaatttggaaggagaaggcgcccgggatgggatgaattttgtttcaattcttcctacgatatcacacgaactttcttattgtcctacgagtaggaaaggggaaaaaatatctcaactaaaccctaggagtttgctaagtgtggggatttcacctagactagaaattctggagttcggggggtcggttatacatagggaagagtttaagcaccctacatatccgtagtactctacgggaaccttctctgtgtcattgtgattgtgtttattgctaatgattgggaaagtttctcctttgtgttaggagagagaattgatttgattttaaaaagacagacagacaaacaaactgactatttttggtattttattagctcgctgagattccttgtgaacctcatgcttacatatccctagtggaagtcagagcttaatgtagttcggggaactaactagggaaattaattatttttggtgccttgcttgaagctcgaggttgaagctttgaattaaatctctgtttacaataaagagacatgaaatcatctttacagagaggtatttctactattccaccacaaacattttaaaagtgacagaaaagctaaaatgatgtttcatt contains:
- the LOC131604512 gene encoding uncharacterized protein LOC131604512, which produces MNDKDEKVETLDPPKEVKETKTELKLLPALLKYVFLDKEGKKPVVISSKLTTQEEERLLQILQKNKAAIGWVLADLKGISPAYCMHKIMLEEEFKLVAQPQRRLNPTMKEVVRKDVVKLLEAGMIYPSSDSAWVSPVQVVPKKGGMTVISNEKNELIPIRTVTGWRMCIDYRRLNKATRKDHFPFPFMDQMLERLSRQNYYYFLDGYSGYNHIVVNPEDHEKTPFTCPFGIFAYRRMPFGLCNAPATFQRCMQAIFSDLIEKSIEVFMDDFSVFGKSFDICLANLDEALGRCIVLGHKVSSRGLEVDKAKVELISKIPPRVNIKGVRSFLGHAGFYRRFVKDFSKIAKPLSNLLNKGTYFTFDESCVQAFNELKERLVTALVIVAPDWTKHFELMCDASDYAIGAVLGQRKEEVFHVIHYASKVLNDAQVNYATTEKELLAIVYALEKFRSYLIGTKVVIYTDHAAIKYLLTKPDSKQRLIRWVLLLQEFDLEIRDKKGSENVIGKDGILRRCVNEEEAQQILWHCHNSPSGGHFNGWRTATKVLQSSFFWPTIFKDAHHHAINCDKCQRVGGISKRDEMSHQTMIEVEVFDCWGIDFMGPFLPSFTNEYILVVVDYVSKWVEAIATPKADAKTVAKVLEKCGVNHKIASPYHPQTNRQAEISNRAIKNILEKTVSISRKDWSARIDDALWAYQTAYKAPTGASPFQMIYGKACHLHVEIEHKALWALHFLNRDDSLAFKKRKEQLHELEEFRYLAYESNKMYKENMKRYLDKKLKKKEFKVGDLVLLFYSRLRLFPGKLKSKWSGPFMVKEVKPYGAIVVEDSKTKESWTVNGERLKVYLGGEFGREVCIIALLST